TGAAAATAACAACCTGAATAATTCATGCCGTTGCCgctgctgctcctgctgctTCTGCATCCTCGAATCGTGAATTTCAGCGTGAAAATAGAGGAATGTATGAAGGAAATTTTGTCCAGCGATAAAATTTGGATAATTCGAAGGGAAACCTTTTCCCCGAATGTtgatttaatatattataaatatataatcgAATTACTGCGACTTGATTTCTGGTTTTTCGACAGAAACGTGAAACTGGTTTTCTCCGAGTACGATTTTCTACCTCTTTTTATACATCAACTCGGAAACTGGGCCTCGCGCTTAATCTCGATCAgggatattattatattacttgCTGCACGCGTTTGCGTGAAAGCGGACTTATTGTAGGAAAGGTCGTAACCGGAAACTATCATCGcgcgtttttctttttacaattattattatttccattcAAATATTACGAAACAATTTGCGAATActgtaataatatacattatcTCAAAAACTGCACGGCCTCAAGTGAGTCTATAATTTATATCTAACTCTCCGTTATATTCATTTTGTCAAGCTCTATTAGTCGCTGAATTTGTTTCAGAGAAAGCGGGGTTCAGCGTAATTTCTTACATAATTCAAATATGcgtagaggaaaaaaataaataacaaattatgcagaattttttcacggaAAATAGAATTggtcttttctttgtttaaaaaatatgtatatgtgaaAAAGTCGACCCGGCCTAAATTCACGGCAGAGAgtgggagagagagataaCAAGAGAGTTTCTATGTTAATTTCTATGAACAATTACAACATAGAAAATCAAATGAAACCTGGTACAGGACcgattttaaagtttttatCCGTCGGCTCGTAGAATCACCAATACAAAACGTTCCTGAGTTTACAGAAATTGAACGAAGGCGAAAAGTGACAAGAATTTCTCCTCTCAAACTAGACAGGTATAAATTCATCAGCTAATTGGAATGAGAGATACTTGTCGGAGTTCGGGGGTTgctcaattctttttttacatacgtcgacaaagaaaaaaacgattaattTCCTTTCACGAGAGCCAGGGAAGTGAAATTAATCCACAATCTCGAATCTGTGTCTCATTTCTCTTTCGATATGtcgtgtgtatacatatatgtacaacaCAAATGAGTGCGGATACTCAGGCATCGCACGAAGTGAATTGTCGATAACAACATAACGTGCTTATAAATTAACAATAGCCTAGTTTGGCTGTTCACCGAGTCGAtatattgtttcaattacGAGACCGTGTCTGCGATTCAAGGATCGAAGACGAGGAAAAAGATTGAGAAGGTGATCGAACTGGCAaagaatgaccaaaaataatcaatcatttttcaaactcgattaatcgacggACTCGATCATTTTCCCGCATgatagatttttgttttttactctcaCGCACGACGCtatacaatttcaattcatgtgattaaaatatcgattattataattgtctTGCTTACTAAGTACCCGTTTGACATAACAAGTGAAAGatagatgaatatttttacctgaaattaaaaaatattttgaataaaactgtaaATTATCAACGAACTTTTCTGCTATTAAAACTacgtattgaaatttataaaattttggattcacgtgcaaagtttaaaaaaagcgatataatcgattaatcaattaatttttgccgattcaatcgagtcgtgttcgattattttttttaactagaTTAATCGACGCATCGATTACTTTTAGCTTAGTGGCCATCGCTAGAACTGGTGGTGCGGGAAAGTTCGATAAAGataagaaatgaagaaaaagaaacgcaatggaaaaataaaaaagaaaacaatgaCGAAATCACGCGTGACccaaaaaagaatttttgtgaaaaaatgagTTTCATCAATGGCTCGTTTGCGATTGCGAACATGCAGGAACATTAAATGCATCGAAGTAATTTGATCCGACAGGTAAAGACCGAAGCGCGAACTGAATCTTCGCGAATTGTTCCCTGCGGAGTAAAACGTAGTAATTTAGTCCCGCAGACGGGTCGGGGCAATTTAATCAGCTGGTACAGCGACCTATACATACGTGCCTAATGTACCTAGAGGTCTATAACGTGTGTACAGGTGGcggaaattttcaccaatgCGATGCAGCGagaatttcgttaaaattgaGGTACAAGCAatggttttttcattttttccccttccgCGCTTTAAACTCCTAGCAAAAATGCATTCAATAATGGaaaattaccaaatttttGCACCCGCGGTTTCTTACAATATTGATGGTAttataaagtgaaaaaaaagtttatttacttttaacAAACGTATATTTTCATACGACAAAACAAAGGTTTCGTTGTTAGGATCAAATTTTGGTTGAGTCAAATATGATTTGTCAACGATTAACAAAGTtttgtcgaataaaatttgacaataataacgaaacattTAGTTCGCCACATTCAAGTGTACGTTTTATTAACGATAAATAAACTCTTTTCTCGGTGTACGCACGTGTTTCGATCCTCCACAGTAATCTGCGGAATCACGGTTGTATATCGTTATGCAATATGCATACATTGGAATTCTTTTTAACGTGTAACCGCAAAACGAGTATCGGACAATTTGTTACGCAATCTTTTTTACAGATTGACCCCGTCGCATCATCTGTTTATGAAAATTCGCAAAAACTTAGGCTCAGCCAGTTACACAGTTTTCTAGTTATTCTAATTTTAGACTCAAACATTTTAGCGGTTCAGCACAGTTCGAGCTatcggaaaattttctaccTATTTTTCTTAccctttatttattaataatattttttctttcatagaTTCTgcacaataaatattataaaataaggTATAAAAAAACTGAGACAAAAAACTATCCTAAAATCTCGAATATTTAAACGGTTGAAAGAAGGTACGacaatttttacgaattttgattagaaaaaactttttctagAACGCGGTTGGTGTATGAGATTCAGAGCGAATCAAGAGACATGTtaaacttgaaagaaaaaagtacgAAGTTCAAGTATacttgagataaaaaaaagtttgccaaaATATTATTCGTCGTCTCAAGAACTATGTATCGTACTTAAATTTAGAGATGAAACAAACAATAGtactaatttttatattctctgTTTTTTATTCCACAGTGGCGTTGCCGATGAAGAATGTGACGGCTAACTCCACAACGGGGTTGAACCTGGCGGAAACAATGTTTTCGGTTGGCGATGAAGATGAATCGTCGCCGGTAGATGAGGATGCAGAATTCAAAGATCGGTACCGAAGACTGATACCGTACATGACATTTTACGTCTCGAACAACAACGTGAACCAGCAATCGCAATCGCAGTCGTCGACTCCCTACAAGGGAATGATGAGAATTTCACCAAATGTGCAAAGAAGACCGGTACCTCCAGCTTCTCACCTGCGATACAACAATTATGGAACAAGAAACAACCACCCAAAGGGGGTTGGAAACGGCGTAAAACAGACCCAACAGTACTACGTGAGTCCGCCGACGGTTCctcatgaaaaattcataccgTCTGTCCAATATGACCCGAAAGATACCGATAACGAGGAGTACTTTACGCCTGTGCGATACACCCAGAGTCCCAATATTGAAGACTACCAATCGTCCCACTATCAGAGGCCCAGTTACCTGACACCGAGGCCGACGACATCCTCGTCGACTCTACGCGTCAACGAACATCAGCACCAACAGCGACCGCTTCAGTTGTACTTCACAACGCACAGACCAACCACGATGAATTTCACACCTGCTGGATCGTACGCCGAGATCTTGGTTCGGAAGGAATCGCTGCCTAAACGACCCACTCAGAGACCGCCTTACGTCAAGTATGACCAAGGAGAAACGATAAATTATCCTGGGGCTGAATTCGAACCTCAGCGATACGTCAGACCGCAGCCCTTCAGACTCCCGGAACAGGCTTCGGCATCTTTGCAGTCTTCTCACTTTACTTCTTCTGCTCATCAGCTTGGCCAGAGACAGCGAAATCCGTCGACACAGGCGACCCTGAACCACATAGTAAAAAGTCTTCAACTAACTAATCAGCTCCCAGAGATGTTGAACGCGGATAATATTGACGAGAGTATTAAGACCCTTGTGGAAATACTTAGTCTGTTGAACAATGGAAGGAAGTACGAGCTGCCGCACTCTCAGCAAAATTCAGGGTCTGTTTTGCCGGTTGTCGACTCCTCTCCGAAGTACGTTCAGGAGTATCAAGACgcttacgaagttgctcaggCTAGGCCCAAGCCCTCTACGAAGAGGCCGTTGAAACCGACTCGAATCAGACCAATCGTAGTTCAAGATAACACGAGGCCATCTAACGGACCCTATCACGTCAATGTGATCGACATTATAGGGAGAAAATACTTACCGACAATTTTGCCGGAGAATCAGAAAGAGGCTACCGGGCTCTCGGAGCGACCGCGAATCGTTGAAACCACAACGTCGCaagggtataaaataaatgaagaaactCCTGGAGATCCTCCGGTGGACGACAATGTCGCAGTGACGATCTTTCCTCTGACAACCGAAGAACCTGCGGCACAAAATTATCCACCACCTGACGGAGCCTCGTCTcatgttcaaaattttccaccgACGCCACTGAAATACGGAGCAACCAGAGGTAAACCTAATGTCGATTACCCTGCATACGCTACGATACCAAAAACAGGATTCAGCTGCTCGACCCAACGGTATAAAGGCTTCTTCGGAGACCCCGACACGGGGTGTCAAGTAAGTTGATCTTTtattcgattcatttttatcgttatCAGATTGATTGTACAGGAATTGTGGATTCACCAACGaccattttttgtttgttaggTCTGGCATTACTGCGACTTGAACGGTGGAATGTCCTCTTTCTTGTGTCCAAACGGTACGATCTTTAGTCAGGTAGCTCTGACTTGTGACTGGTGGTTCAACGTCAAATGTGAATCAACGGCACAGCTTTACGTGCTCAACGAACGATTGTACAAGTACATACTTCCAGTGATGCCCAAGTTTCCAGAAGATTTTAGTGGGCCGGAAGTGGATCGATActtggaattgaaatttaaagaaatagAGGCAAAAATGAAGGAGAAGAAGCTTAGAAAACAACAGGTGGACAAAAATAAGACAAAGAACAGCACGCAGATTGAAGACAATATTAAGCAATAGATTGACGATTCGATATTCCCttcttcaatatttattttcctctgCTAATAACCGGTAACAATTGACACTGCAACGAATttgcatttcaaattttacaattgcCTAATATGAAATCTCAACAGTCGCGTGCAAATGATAATTACTTGACGGACTTAAATCTTAAATCTATAGATGCAATTAATGGATttcagtgaaatattttcgtcgcTTCATTGTACGGAGATGATAAACGGTGTTTTGTAAGAGTTTTCTTCGATTCCTCTAGTCATAATAACTTTTATAAgtatgtgtaataaatatttatgcgAGACTGTGACAAACCCATTATTACGTATATTCGGTGCTATGCATATTGTgtagaaaagaattttcaagaCTATAGATCGATTTTTACCAGCGATGGGTACGCaggaaaaaagatttttcttttttcctcgctGTCATTTTTTCCTCAGATACGGTATTTATGGTGAAGgttacataaatattatatatatatctactaATCAAATTTAACGATCGGAACTATGTTCACTTTAGATTGTGTTTAACTCATGAAAAAACGTTCGCTTGTAGTAAACGCACAAATACGCTGAACATATTTTGTTCTTATTAACGACGAAAGAAACTATCGTCAAGTTTTACAGTCAATCGAAGATACGAAGTAAAATGAGATTATAGCATTAAATTGATTCTACAAGAGTAcctaaatctttttttttctttagttttgttatattaaaattattgaataaaaatatttattcatttttctatacTTCATGCACTGATTATTTGCACACACTTATCCCTCGTATGTTGTTTGGTCATCAGTTGCAAATACAGAAAAGGACAGGTACGTGTTAACaatatgattaatttttcttaccttTTCAGTCTGTTTCACCCGCAGCAACATCTCAGTTAATTTCTCGATTACATCCTGAAGCTGCGGTTTCAACTCCTGAttctataaaataaaaacatattttataaaattaaatttagaaGCATTGAGGgtttttccaaaaagtttACCCAAGCAGTTTTGTGAAGACTATCTAATTTGGTTGAAACTAATGAACGAATTAAATCATTCGGCGTCacttttctaaaaatatacCTTTTCAAGtgtagaatatatttttataataaaatatgaaatataatatgtaaatattttttagaaatttagaAAGATgtcttttctttgttattcACAATTCGATACGCTCGAACTTACAACAGGTAATGTAAAACTAAATGCAGTCAAATTGGAGATAacctataaataaaaaaataacaaacctTCTCCGACTGAGTGACTATACTGTGATCTCGATGAGAGAGAAGCAGGCAGTGTGTGCAGGCTGATACGTTACATTTTTGACAATGAAATTGGACGCTTTCTTTGGGATGGATGTGACACtcatttgataataatttccaGAAGTCGTGACTATCTTCTATCAAGGACACTTTCTGATGACTCTGCAGAGCTCTTCCATGAATCTGTTTCAGTTAAAGAAGCATATCCGATTTCAAAACGTAATGCCAACCATCTTAAGCGAAGTCGCATAATAAATAGTCGATTGAATTCTGCATACGGAAAgcgattaaaagaaaaaacacaaaaattattccatGAAATATTTAACACAAACCTTAGTGTAACACAAGTTGCAGAAAAAAACGTTGCACTGCCGACATCGAAAATCTGCCTTGAGTCCGCATTCTGAACAATGCtctttaaaaacaaaaataagttATATCAAGCATACGCGTAAAAAGCTAGTCAATGAAATgcaagaatgtttttttttaatcttcaaTATAAATGTTACTGTACTTCTCTACATGgaaggtaaaaagaaaattaactaGACTCTGAGAAATTACTCCTCAAACTTAATCAAGTTTCTCTCAAATAAAagtcaaagtaaaaaatgtgtgtacatatgCTAATGCAAAAATATCTACTCCACATCCTCGACAAAGTTTCACAAGAACAACTTTTCATATCAGAATTAACCAACGTCAAACAAAACTATAGCACAACCAGAATGGATTATCGTTTTAATACATGACAtactgaatttaaaatttttctgaattttcttcaatatttctcatttttacaaTCAACTCAAAGCATAGATAAGCCGAAAGTCAGACTGTCTTCgcaataaaattgtatattcTTATAATTCATTGTTTCCGTAGGCAGCCACGCACCTATATTTTCACTCAAAGATTTTTTGTGTCGAGCCGCCGCCGATTGCTGAAAAGTAATATTTGGCTCAGCGCAATTCAATCCTGCGGATTGACTTGCAGTAATTAACCCCAAGGTATATAAGTTAGGTGAAAAATTGGCCTGCTCGTTGGtatttggttgaaaaattgtgcCACAAACTCCACACATCTTTGTCGTACAAGTCTTGACACATATCTCGCATATCGCGTGTCCACATTGTAGCAGTAGCGGAGTCTTTCCGCGAAACTGATGTGTtcctgtaataaaaaaattaaataataaaaaaaattgatacaagataaattaaaaaaggcaaaaatcaGGCAATCAATGCAGTCTGTACTATCACACAACAGCAAATCAGGTATATTTAAGAAATCAATCTGCATGACCCATGCCTCAAGAAGCACTAGacttaaagtaaaaaattgtgcttTCTTCGGCTTTGCCATCTCGGCGTTAGCTTTTGGTCTCTTCGTAGAGTTTAGACTCGAAGTATTACCTTAAAAAGTGTCGTAAAGAACTGAACGCCAATGACATGTATCATGATTGTTGGCGACTGTAGATTTACTTCAGAGGGAATCAATCGTACAACTACAACGAAAGGTTGATATAAAGCGAACAGAAATGGTCTAATATCGTACAGACTAGGTGATCTCGAAAGATTGGTTGATGAGAATTGTGTAGAATAAATCGTCTTACAGCctgtgaaagaaagaaacccATAATAGCGAAATTTGCATCGAGATGCAACAAGCGTGGACGACAATGTGTCAACACGTGCTCCATGTACAAGGTACGTCAAAAACTGCACGTCAGATTAACGCGATGCATAATGATAATCGGCCGTTATCAGGTCCTGCTCTCCAGTTTCCTGTAActtaattattcttctttctctgTATGCGAAAATCTATGCCAGGAAATCCTCTTGCGTTAAGTATCGAAATGAAGCCGGCACGCATGCAGGATCCATCCTCGAaacgaaaacaataaaatgaaaagtgtaCGTATAATTAACTTACCTCGAAACGAGAAGGTGTGTTTGCAATTGGCACATGTTGAGTATTTCAGTTTTGTCTGAAGAATCGAATGCATTTTTATTCGCAAATTAACACTTTGATTGTACTGCATTTACACGATGTACAATTACTCTTTCAAACACTTTTGCACTCGTGGTCCTACATCGTCTCGCGCAATGCGTAGTGTTGGGGGTTACCACACTCAGCGGTATGCTTACGGACGTACATGTTAAGCCACTGCCATCTGAATCCCGaacttaaatttttcaaatatttgtccAGTTCATTCAACACTGTTCACACGATCGGAAATGTTCGTAACTGTACGGGTACGCGGTAGTATCGTCTTAAAGCGCACACTTCACGCTGCTTACAGCTGAATTCACAGAAGGCATTCGCTGATGTTCGAATTCTAAACAGACTGGACAAATATGGCTGAAATAAAATCGATAAATTGTAAGTCTGGTCGCCATTACCGACCGTGCCGACCgcaaataaaatcaattatctGATGGTGAGAGAATATCAACGGTATTTCTGAACCATGTATTCTTTTCTCGGTTTCTAAACACGTTGCTTGGACAGTCAGAATCGAAAGTACATATTTTACAGTAGTGGTATTTACCAAGCGCGGTGTTTCGCTCAAGCATGACTTGACATCGCAAGTGTAGGTAAGGCAGATTCTTCTGTCATGAGAATCTCGCGTATCAAGAATTTAAATCGTATTTTCAAGGCGACAGTGTGCTAGAACTTGTTATGAAAACAAGTGATAGACTTGCCACACGCCGcatgtacaaaaatattacttTTACCTAAGGCTACTGactcattaatttttcttgctGAGACGCTGAATCTTTAATAACTCGATGAACTTAATTCATGACGGGTAAAAGCCTGCAAAGGAGTAAAACACACGGATATAAACAGTCAGAAGGGTTGATATATGGCTTTCAAGTAAATAACCACCCATAATATGTGCTGACAATTGATTCGTTTGGAAAATAAGAGTTTCCGTGTATAGTATACAGGTAGGGACAAACGGTAGATCTAACGGGACGGCCGTTcttggtatttttttctttagtaTTACATTGCTGGTACTTATTCGTTCCACTGCCCGCACCCAGCGTCGTGTATAAGTAATCATTACGAAATTAGAACCACAAGCGTCGATCCGAATGTCGAGGGTCTTGTACAACCGCAATCACGGTATAaacgttagaaaaaaatcaattaagaCAAGAATCTGACGTGTATTAGCCCGTAATATTACAAGGACCTTTACATTCACTACTCCGAGAACCagacgataaaatttttgtttttgttcttgCTTCTATTTTTGTTCGCGGGATCAAAACTGGTCGTCCCCAGAACGCTTACGTCGCCTTTCACGTATACACGAatttatacgtgtacgtataggTACACATATTTAAATACTGTTATACGCTCACTATCAGCCTGCGACAGACCGGCACGTGATGAGTCTAAAGTATGTACTCCGAAGTAAGGAACGAGAGCTTTGTATGCAAGGCTCGTTAAAAGTTGACGCGTTGCTCCCGGCCAACGAAGCCGTCCACGTATCCATCCGcctaaataatataaatatccTATAAATACCGGAGCCTGAAAAAGGTGTTGTACGGTATCGCGCCATCTACACACGGTAAAATCCGGTGTGCTCGATCGCTTCGACGATAAGACTCGCGCGGCTTCAGCTTCAGCTTTAGCTGGAACAACTATTTCCCGGGAACCATTGCATTAGCACTTGGAGCTGCGCAAATCGAGCTTTCAGCGATCCTCAGCGATCCTCAGCGACGCTACCCTGCAGGTCTAACAATAAGCGTGGCGGCAGGCAAGAGCCGTTATTAATGTCATAATTCCACTCCACCAGGTCTTTATCCTACTGGAAATAACCCGCGTGTCTTAAATCGTACGATATTATGTACCGAAATCAACCTGCAATTATTACAAGATTTATCTTctaaattcgagaaaaatatacctatatgaaaaatcacgaaaaatgCGTTGATCTCGAATCACGTTGATTTCGGTCACAACATTacacgatttaaaaaattgttaaatttccGTAAGATATGCCACAATCGCTTATTGCAATTGCGGCACAAGGTCTAGGTTGCCATCGTTACATGCGCGCCGATGTATAACTACGTTCAGGCCACACGTCCATACGTATATAGATTATACAAGTAGGATCTATAGGACATGCATGCACATCGTGGATGCATTTTATTTCCGCATCCTGTACGCGTGCGTGTGCACGACGTAATGGTTGTAAGGGTGTGCGTTCGCGAACACACGTCGAAATCGCGCTCCTGGACGCGGGACGACGTCCGTGTGTGTCCTGCACACTTGTTTTCGCCGTTCAAGGTCGTATGTTGAGCGCAAAGCCCGGATCCGCGCGTCCCTCCCGTCCTCCCTCCCAGCCGTCATCCATGCACGGCTTGACTATCGGCCCTTACATTTCGCTCTGCACACAGTGCACTCCGCAGCATCGATTTATCCATAAAAATACCGTGCGCTTCAATCTATTATTTCCCTATCACTCCGACTCCCGCCCTCCTCGAAGCTCTTTACGTCGATGCAACTGAACCTACTCGACAATTACCTATTTCCTATACCTGCGACTGCATGCAGATTATAATGGTCGATAACTGGTAGCACGCTATTTCCACCCTttttcgtatacatatataataattatatataacgtataatcAGTGGCAATAAATACCGCGCGATATTATCTAATTTGCTGCAGTTTTGTTAAAAGAGAGACAAATTTCTACAAGAAATTGTTCGATCGCCCCCCGGAGGGAGGATAACAAGGATTCAAGCttaatatttatcgatgaattcgGCATCGGGCGAATGTATAAGGAAGGGCTCGCTTATGTAATTTGAGGAAATACGGCGACGCTGGGAGCCGCGGGTGTTGTGGTTTGACTTTAAAAATAAAcctcatcaatttttcattccgcaAAGACTGCGGCGAAGGTTTATCGCGAATTGAACTCTCGGATGGAATGAAcggtttttttcccccatcagttattttttctatcgatCCAGATAGAAATGGCgcaaatgataataataaaaagggTATGGACGTATACCCGTGAGTTTCTTGCAGGTACTCATGTACTTCACGAACGGTACTCGACAGGAAGCAGATCGACTGAAGAGAAGAACGCGTTGCGCTGTTTGAAAAAGTGCGTTAGGGATGGGCAAAATATGTcgatgtatcaaaatttcgacatttcttCATAAAATAATCCATATTTCTAATCTCAGTATCCAACTTCGTGCCTTACGTACTTACATCGGATGTAACATATAAAACAGAGTATTCTTCCGATATCTATATCAGAGGAACACTGGTTCGATTgatcgtaaaaataaacaaattaataaaactTTCTACAACTTCTACAcgtgtatttaatttttcaaatcttactcaaatatttcaacacgCTTTGAGAATACTTTTAGGTAATTACTGATTTTGGCGTGAAAATATCGATGTTTATCtgtattcattattattgttattattgttttttagtCGATCAATATCGATACGATAtatttatcgacatattttctTGATTCGTCCATCCCTGCAACTCGTGTCGCGGGTGTGACCCGACTCGACGCGACAACGTTTAGGTATAAAACACATTTTTCCTCTGCACAGGTATAATACGTAATGTACCCGTAGGAACAACGTGCCGTGAGCGTACCTTCGCAGCCCAACGAACAATGCGCCGTGACGTAAGAGGGTCTGAAATTGCACGCTGCTGAATGTAGATGTAGAGTGGCAAATGTAGGACGCGAGGTAGGAGGAGAGCGGTTCACTGGAGAAGAAATGGAATGAAGGAAAACGTGTGCGATCTGTAACAGTGGGTACATACATGCTTGTTTACATACCCGCCTATCCATATATATGGACCGTCGTGGATGTATTTACGTGGACGTGTCTACCCGAGACCGGGATTTTGCGAAGTTCAAATAAACTCACTGCACACCCCGTGGATCCAGAAACTAAAACGAACTACGACATCTGCAGTAAAAATATGTGAATTAGCTGTGGTCTTTTTTCTAGCCGAGACTGTACGATaaaaatcgactattttttttcagaattcaagTCCAAAATATTGCTCCAAAtgacgaaataaatatgctgCCCAAGTTTCGGCGATTAATATTCAGAAGTGCATTGTTGAGATTTtatatttcccatttaaatgaTATGggaaagtt
The Neodiprion fabricii isolate iyNeoFabr1 chromosome 1, iyNeoFabr1.1, whole genome shotgun sequence DNA segment above includes these coding regions:
- the LOC124184065 gene encoding uncharacterized protein LOC124184065; the protein is MIQGVRFSHLTIRMPRSSNRRIVITALLVAAVALPMKNVTANSTTGLNLAETMFSVGDEDESSPVDEDAEFKDRYRRLIPYMTFYVSNNNVNQQSQSQSSTPYKGMMRISPNVQRRPVPPASHLRYNNYGTRNNHPKGVGNGVKQTQQYYVSPPTVPHEKFIPSVQYDPKDTDNEEYFTPVRYTQSPNIEDYQSSHYQRPSYLTPRPTTSSSTLRVNEHQHQQRPLQLYFTTHRPTTMNFTPAGSYAEILVRKESLPKRPTQRPPYVKYDQGETINYPGAEFEPQRYVRPQPFRLPEQASASLQSSHFTSSAHQLGQRQRNPSTQATLNHIVKSLQLTNQLPEMLNADNIDESIKTLVEILSLLNNGRKYELPHSQQNSGSVLPVVDSSPKYVQEYQDAYEVAQARPKPSTKRPLKPTRIRPIVVQDNTRPSNGPYHVNVIDIIGRKYLPTILPENQKEATGLSERPRIVETTTSQGYKINEETPGDPPVDDNVAVTIFPLTTEEPAAQNYPPPDGASSHVQNFPPTPLKYGATRGKPNVDYPAYATIPKTGFSCSTQRYKGFFGDPDTGCQVWHYCDLNGGMSSFLCPNGTIFSQVALTCDWWFNVKCESTAQLYVLNERLYKYILPVMPKFPEDFSGPEVDRYLELKFKEIEAKMKEKKLRKQQVDKNKTKNSTQIEDNIKQ